The nucleotide window TAATACAGGTCCTCACGAAAGATCCTCTGCCGGATAGCCTCAGCCAGATCCCGGTTAGTGGCCGCGATAACCCGGACATCAACCGAGATGGTGCGGGTTCCACCGACGCGTTCGAACTGTTGTTCCTGGAGGACCCGCAGCAACTTGGCCTGAAGGTTTCCGCTCATTTCCGCGATTTCGTCCAGGAACAAAGTGCCGCCATGTGCCCATTCAAATCGGCCCCGCTTGGCTTGAGTGGCGCCGGTAAAAGCTCCCTTTTCATGACCGAAGAGTTCCGATTCAAGCAGCGACTCGGCCAAGGCGGCGCAATTGACGGCAACAAACGGGCTGTCGGCGCGAGGACTGCGGCGGTGAATGAAACGGGCCAGGACCTCCTTCCCGGTTCCCGATTCCCCGGTCAGCAGGACTGTGGCCAGTTGAGGGGCGACCTGGGACGCCAGGGTGAGTGCCTGGGACATGGCCTGGCTTTGTGCGATGATGTCGGCCGGAAACTGCGCTTCGGTTTCCGCTTGGTGAATCAGGCTCTGATCCTTCAGCAACCGTTGTCCCAGGACTTTCTGGACGGCGAGCCTCAATTCATCGGGGTTGTCCAGCGGCTTGATGAGGTACTCCTGGGCACCCAATTTGATAGCTTCCACTGCGGTTTGGATCGAGCCGTAAGCGGTGAGGACGATGATAGGGATCTCCGGAGACCTCTCCCGAATCCACTTGATCAACTCGATGCCGCCCATCCCGGGCATCCGCTCGTCTGTGATGACCACATCAAAGCTGCGTTGCTCCAGCAGCCGGGTTGCCTCGAAACCATCGGCTGCTGTCTCCACCCCATACTTGTCACCCAGAATCGCGCCTAACAATTGTCGTTGGGCCGGTTCGTCGTCAACTATGAGAACTGAGTTCTTCACGGGAGGTACAGGTCCTTTAGAAACCGATCGGCACCCGAAGGGAGCAGCGGGCGCCACCCTCGGCCCGGTTGGCCAGGGTGATACTTCCGCCCAATCGTTCGATGATCTGTTTAGACACGGCCAGTCCGAGCCCGGTGCCTTTAATTCTACCGGTCGTAAACGGCTCGAAGAGATCCTCTGGAGATTGATCACCCAGTCCCGGTCCGCAGTCATCTACTTCAATGACCGCCTCCCGGGTCGTTTCATCTTTGCGCAGAGCGACAGAGATCGCCTGTCCCGCAGGCGTGACCTGGATGGCGTTCAGGAAGATGTTGAGAAGGACCTGGCGGATCCCGTTCGGGTCGGAGTGAACGAAAAGGGTTTCATCCGGACAGCTCAGACGAATCCCGCCTCCATTCAAGCCCGGTTTGGCTTCGAGCATTGCGATCACTTCCGCCGACAGCCTTTTGAGATCAAATTGACTGAGTTCCGGTTTCCCAGGCCGTGCAAAACTCAGGAGATCATTGACCAGCTGCTCAAGGCGCTTGGCTTCATTCACCACGGTTATCATCAGGGCTTGGGCCTCATGATCCGGCGGAAGACTCTCCTGGGTCACTTGGGCCAGCCCTTTCATCGCCCCCAGCGGGTTGCGGATCTCGTGCGCTAAAGTGGCCGCCATCTGCCCCAGCGTGGCCAGATGCTTGTCGAGATTCTCCCGGGTCCTCAGTTTCAAAAACTGATCCAGGGTTCTCAGAAAATAAAACGACAATGTGAGCAGGGCAACAATGGCCAAGGCCGATGTGATCAAGTGAGAGTAAGCCTGTCTCGTGATAAAAGCCGCCTGCGACTTCTGGAGTCCCATGCGAATCCGCCACCCGGTGACCTCTGCGCCCCGACCCTGCGCGGATCGCGGAGAAGCCGAAAAGGAATCCTCGAACCAGTAGATGGATGATTTCACGTCTTTCTCTTGCCCGGACGTTGGAGCCGATTGCCTGTCGGGCTTGTTTTCGAAACTCACCAGCGTCCGCCCGGTATGATCGAGGAGTGCCAGGGAGGTCACTTTCTCCGGATTGGCCAGGGCGGCCTCTTCCAGGGCGGACTCCCATACGGAGAGGTTATTTCGTCGGCCCGGACCTCGGGTCTGGGCATCGACCGAGGCTGCAATATCGTGTCCGATCTTCTCCAGATATTGATCGCGCAGCCTGACGAGGGTAAGAAATCCGTACAGGGCACTCGACCCGAGGCCTACACAAATCGCGAAGACGGCGGCAACAAAGATTCGGGTCGAAAACAACCCGGTTCTATTGAGGCTTCTCGTATCCATAGGGCAACGGGGTCTGAGAGAGTGGTTTTGTCTGATGTTGGATTGAACTTCTCCATCACCGCGACCAACGGGGCAGCCTACTCATCCTGATCGTTGTAAATTAGCAAATCAGCCCGCCTCCAGCGGCATTGCAAACGACCGGTCGGAGCCATTGTAATGCCGCCGGGTTCGACTGTGAAGATGTATATTGCGTGGTAATGGAATAATGTTCCTGAATTGCAGCGAGACGGACCGGATGAATGTACGTTTGGGGCCGCGTGTCATCCCCAGCCGCAGGAGCGGTTTGGAGATTTACCTCTTATCTGAATTGGCATCAAGAACGAAACAGGTAGCTCACCTTTACAAAGAACTGTCGACCCGAGGAGGTTGAGGAGTGAGACCATGTCGGGAATGGAGCGGAGGGCCGCTTCCCCCGGAATTCAATGTTTTTTGACTCCGGTTATTTTGCCCTTCCACGGAGGCCATGTGGAGCCAACAAACGACAGTCCCGGTATCAGGGCTGTGTGATCCGCCACGGAAGCGGCCGGCCATTCTTTATCGGGGGTTCATCGACCTTGCTGAATGAACAGCGGGCATCCTGATTGCGAAGGGCGCCGGCGCACTCAGGATAGAGGAACTTCGGTTCGGGAGACACAGCGCCATGAGAGGGATCCCCTTCGACACCCCTGCCTGGCTGACAGGGAAGAAAAGCAAGTCCAATCCGGATCTGCTTGCGAGGTCTCAGGGAGGAGAGTCAATCTGGAAACGACCCGGATTCTCCAAAGATGCCGCCCTCCGGTTCATCAGAAGCAGTCAACCAGCGGCTGCTAATCTTCGAGCTTGAACCCGACCTTTAGAATGACCTGCCAATAGCCGACCTTATTCGCCTCGACGCTGCCGCGAATTTCCAGGACTTGGAACCACTGGATGTGATGAACAGTTTTAGAGGCTTTGGCGATTGCGTTTTGGACTGCATCCTCAACGCTCGTCTTTGAAGTGCCGGTTAGTTCAACCTGTTTGTACACGAAATCAGCCATCTCAACTCCTCCAAAAGATTTGAATGAAAGCAGGGTCCGGATGCATCCCCGGCCATGGAGCATGGGTCATACCCGAGGTGAAGCGGTGAGCTCTCGGATTGTCCCCCTTGTCCTGCGATCCAGGGAACGAAAGAGGGCAACAGGATCCCGATTCGCTCATTTATTCGAATTCACTCAAAACGGCATCAGAGCATATATGAACGCAGGAATCGCCGCAAGGCTCGGTCTGCTTTTTCAATCAATCCCGTTTCCCATTTTTCCGGTCATGGAGTGAGGTTTCCTCTTGACAAAGGATGGGGACATCCCTATTAAGACATGGATGAAGTGTATTCAGTCCGGGAGCCTACCGCAGGACTTCCTGGGGCGCCGATTGTTTTTCCATGGTCATCGCAATGGGTGTGGACGCGTGAGTTACCGTCGTGCCTTCGTGCTGACTATGACCACGAAATGGAGAGGTGCTCGATGATTTACTTTACCGAGCTGGAGAACCTGCCGATCTTCGACGCCCGGGGCGAATACCTCGGACGGCTGGTGGATCTCGGCATTAACCCGAGTCAAAACCCCCTTCAGGTGGCGACGTATTATGTCAGGAGTCCAAAGAAGGAATTGCTGAGCATCACCCAGGCACAGCTGCCTTCCATCTCGGTGCGCGCGGCTCAGACCCGGGTCCCGGCGGAGGACCTCGGTTCTTATACCCCGGAGGAGGACCTGATCCGCATCAAGAAGGATGTCCTGGACCAGCAAATCATCGATGTCAACGACCAGAAAGTTGTACGTGTCAATGATGTGGATTTTGATATTCGGCCCAGCGA belongs to Terriglobia bacterium and includes:
- a CDS encoding sigma-54 dependent transcriptional regulator, which translates into the protein MKNSVLIVDDEPAQRQLLGAILGDKYGVETAADGFEATRLLEQRSFDVVITDERMPGMGGIELIKWIRERSPEIPIIVLTAYGSIQTAVEAIKLGAQEYLIKPLDNPDELRLAVQKVLGQRLLKDQSLIHQAETEAQFPADIIAQSQAMSQALTLASQVAPQLATVLLTGESGTGKEVLARFIHRRSPRADSPFVAVNCAALAESLLESELFGHEKGAFTGATQAKRGRFEWAHGGTLFLDEIAEMSGNLQAKLLRVLQEQQFERVGGTRTISVDVRVIAATNRDLAEAIRQRIFREDLYYRLNVFPIHLAPLRDRREDILPLAKYFLKKIAAQMGQPIKSLRSDTQEQFLKYTWPGNVRELQNTVERALIICTSDVIRPGDIPFASVGGDSKTSQPLTMAEIERRAITHALEENNGDRRKAAAQLGISLRTLQYRLRDYGVIEKD
- a CDS encoding dodecin family protein, coding for MADFVYKQVELTGTSKTSVEDAVQNAIAKASKTVHHIQWFQVLEIRGSVEANKVGYWQVILKVGFKLED